The genomic DNA CGGACCCGCGCGCTTTGCAATCGATCCGCGCGGCGTCAGTGTGTGGACGAGCGGCATGGGTGTCACGCCTGCGGAAAGCCTCTTGTCGATTGCGTCACAGCCGTAGCCGTCGCGTCAGGTCAACACGACGATCTTTCCGTTCGCTTCGTTTCGCTCCATACAGCGATGCGCCTCGACAATCTCGTTTAGGCGAAACACCTTGCCGACATTGATGCGCAACTGGTCTCGCTCGATCATGCGAATCAGGCGTGCAAAAGGTGTCGTGACGAATTCCTGTGAACCGCCGTTGTAGACGGTCAGCCTCACCGTGCTCGGAATGGCTTCCAGCGGATCGGT from Paraburkholderia terrae includes the following:
- a CDS encoding zinc-binding dehydrogenase produces the protein MRLTVYNGGSQEFVTTPFARLIRMIERDQLRINVGKVFRLNEIVEAHRCMERNEANGKIVVLT